Genomic segment of Primulina tabacum isolate GXHZ01 chromosome 11, ASM2559414v2, whole genome shotgun sequence:
TCCCCAGTGATGGAGGAATTCCTTCACTCTTCTCAGTACGCTTTGGAGGCATTGGGTCCCACCGGGCGTGCCAACTTGTTTATCACGAAAATTGCGGGCGTGCCAGACACATGTTCGTGCCAAATTTGTGAAATAATCTGACTTCGTTTACCAAGCGTTGCGAATCTCTTTTCGACCGTTAGTTATAATTCCTTCGAAATGGCTCCAAACTAAAACGCATAAACTGGGGAAATAAAGAAATTATACAGGAAATCCATAAacaacatcaaacttaaatGTGTTATGAAATTTGATCAACATTCTTACAAGAAAGTCGGAGGAAtacataaaaattcaaatacttgACTACTGGAAATCGAAATAAatgaacatagaattgatgaAATTATGCAGAAATTATGCTGCAGATTTTTGTGAATTGATTTTGTCGGTCCTTTTTTCTGATTACTCCTTCTGCCTTTGTCACACTCCACGGGAAGTTTCAACCGCATTCCACGATTACTCCACGTCTTCCATATTGGGTAATGGATGTAACCGGCCGCAACTTTCTTTCACTGGGCCAACTGCAACTCCGATAGGCTTTATCTCTTGAGCTTCTCTTTTGAGCttctctaaaaaaaattaatttttggcaCAACAATATTATTTTAGGAAACTCATAAATTAAACACTAAAAAATTAAGTTTGTTGGACTCGATGTAATTATGGGATGAATAAACCAATAGCAAGTTTATCGGATGCATGTGCGGGATGacataaaatattgaaaaaaactTGTATTAATAAAGTGGGACAATCGTTGTATCTTAGCATTATAATTATTATCTTTAATAATATCTTGATTAAATATCTTGATATGGTTGATTCTTTAATATTGTTTTTCTCTGACAACAATAAGTgtagttaattaaaatacattgaAATTTGATTAGTTGAGTGTGTAATATAATGACTCTTGCATTTAGGTAACGTTATAATCTAAAAGAGTTGATAGTTGATTGGTCGCCgctatttatcaaaatttttattagatattaattaaattgtgttaGATATTAACTGTCTCATCGAATGTTTATCGTTTTAGGCAATGTTTCAATCTAAAAGATATGATATTTGATTGAATAATCGAACATTTTCCTATTTAGCAAAAAATTTACTTGATAGTAATCGTGAAACTCAACTGTTTTAGATTGTTATGTTTCTTAAATATCATATTTGGATTGGTATCCCATAAAAGATAGTAATTTATTCCTAATAACCGATCTTAGTAATTTcatttttgagtaggtctcttgtgagacggtctcacgaatatttatctgtgagatatgtcaaactaccgatattcacaataaaaagtaatactcttagcataaaaaataatacttttcatgaatgacccaaataagagatatgtctcacaaaatacgacctgtgagatcgtctcacacaagtttttgccttcatTTTTTCAACATGTGATCAATTATTTGCCATCAAAATATCATGTTTCTATTACCCTCCCGACAAAAGATAATTATATTGTGGTTGAATTGATGTATTAAAGACaatagagttcaaattatttgacTTGAATGAACAAAATTATTGTATTCGGATGTATGAATTTGAAGCTAGACGTCTcagtttataatataataacaaaTCTATCATTTGTTTGACAATATATTCAAATTTCAAGTACGtgttttttattcatttatcatGGGAGATTGGGAGCACATTTTAAATTCACCCCATtaaattatattcaaattattgctgtaatttcaaaattaattataatatatttcaaatacatttaaaatgatctctaaaatatttttcttaaatcaaaAGCATTAACTCGCGATCAAATTCATCAATTAATACTCATGTTTTCCTATTGGTTTCAATTCCACCAACCAAACATGCCTTTAGACGCGGAGTCAAAATGTGGGGGACCTGAGAATTAAATTGTTAGATGCGGTGGGAGGCTCGTGACTGACACGTACTCCTTTCCATTAAATTGTTTCCAATATTGAATAAGTGACGGACCTATCCTCTGCCACACTTATGTACTTTTTATACAgttcaattaaatcaatattttatgttttcggAATAAACAAAAATGTATAATCAATAATAAGATATTGATTTGTGCACATCCGGCTGATTTCGTGTGTCGCACATGAACACTTTTACTCAATATCTGCTGTGAATCCAACATGGTGGAAGATTGAGATTTAAAGTGTGTATAACTCGAGTGGTGTGTAGTATTggttatataatatataatttttgggagtaggtttcttgtgggACGGCATCATGAAtgtttatctgtgagacgggtcaaccctaccgagtCACGTGAGCAGCTCGCTAACTATCAAACAAAATAATTGTGACTCGAATTCGGCTCGAAAAAAAGTTCGGAAATGTTCGAATTCGATAAATTCGAATAAAAATCAAACATCGATCGAATATGCTAGAAAAACTCACGAACAAAATCGATTCATTTACCAATATGAGACAACAATGGTAATTGTTTATTAGATCTATCGTTGAAATAAGCTGATAAGTGATTTTTAACCCACACACAATCATCACTATATAATTAATCACGTTACCTAAAATATTTATctatgttaaaaataaaaatttacggtaaaaagtaaaaatctcaaactcacaaaatatattaaactacacatttttataaaaaaaattctactcaattgtgttattcttcacaaattgagagacatatttatagaatttatttgaaaataatctaaaaataaatatatcatcacACACGaactttcaatatttacaaatcTTATTTTCAACGTTCTGTGATTtcaactctttattttcaacacactctttattttattttgagtaatttttatcaaaatttcatCAGTCAGTTGGCAAGTCAATGTCACTCGATCACTTGGTATATGCCATCGTAATATGATCATCCGATTGACCAAGACTCTTACCTCTTCACGTCAACTCCTTGGAAAAATTCCGTTACTACCGTCTACGAAGCAAGCAGAGCTGAATTCCGGGGCCCGGTCCGGATTCCAAAGGCTCCATCAAATCCAATTAATTTTCTACTTATATTAATCGagtaataaattaattattcctAAAAATGGACACGTCATTCACATGCGTGGTGCCATAGCTGGCCAACGGTGCCCCGAGTAGATCGAGCGAGATGCGAACACGTGGTCGGTAGATGATGACGTtggaataaatattattcaGGCTCCACCATCTTTTCGTGCCAATTCACCAACCACCTCCTCCCTATTTTCTTATATAATAAAGTAACGTGCACGGTAGTTTTTGGTACCTGATTTTTTAGATACTTTtgcattatttatattatattacgaCAAAAATTgatgtgagacgatcttacgagtcgtattttgtgagacagatctcttatttgggtcatccataaaaaaatattattttttatgataagagtattactttttattgtgaatatcgataggattgatccgtttcacagataaagatttgtgagaccgtctcacaagagatctactttacattatattatatataaatgttgaagttgtatattaattagtttttatgataaataatatatatttataattataaaatatatttcaatttaaaatttacatattaTCTTTACAAATtacaaatttaatataaaattataacaaAATTTCATGAATCAACTCGATCTATTAATGATCATAATCATGATTTATATACATAACTGTAATTATTTTATACACACTTGTTAGTATCTTATAATTATCACTTGATCGATATAATAAAGATTTTGAAGATAATTAATAAAATGCCCCCAATAATAatgaatgaaatattttatttacctAAATTAATTAGGTTTATTTACTTAAATTAATCAGGTCTaatgatgaaaaaaataaaaataaatcagaTTTCTTATGTATTCTATGCAATTTTCAACATTTGATGGCAAAGCATCTGACAATGCATCAATGTATACGAGGTGACAGCCGACACGTGTTGATGACGTGGCGGTGTGCCTTGGCGCTCCCTTTTTCTTCTCCTCTCCAGCTTCTCCTCTTCTTCTTTCCCCCAAAAGGTTAATTCACAACTTAGAGAGAGAAAATGTGCAGCCCGGTTTAGCAGCCGCGGGAATTTATGATTTGGCTTTCCAGCTGTTTGCTAATCGAGGTTAGTAAACTGCGGAGtatgttttttttctttgatgTGTATGAATTGttctgttttttttaaaagaaaaaaaattgagacGGAGATTGTTCGGAGATCAGTGAATTTATTGGTTACTGCGAGTTTTGTGAAATTAGGGGATTAGAGGAAGCTTAAATGTATGAATGAAATCTCACTTTTGTTTCTCGAAATTAGTCCTTTTTGAGTATGCAGAGATATCTTTATGGAGTTTTGATGAGAAAGGCGAATGATTTAGCTTCTTCTTAGGTGGGGAGTTTCCGTGTTGAATATCTTGTTTGGTTTTGAAGATTTCAGGGTGGTAATCTTTTGCAGTTTTTCAGTAGAGGGCCGTTTGTTTGTCAATTTCGGTACAGAGTGTGGGGATGGGAAAGGACAAGGAAGCCCCTGTCGAGTCTTTTCGTCTTTACTCCATTTGGTGGCTGCATTTTCACCAACTAATGCACTTAattatcaatattcaaatcatttGTACTTTTTCGCGTACGGATCTGGAGTTGCAATATGATGAAACAACTTCTGTAgttgttttcttttaattggAATAATTCAGCTGGATTCCATCAAGGTTCGTATAAAACCGTCTGGGAAAATGGTTTAGAAATTTAAGTAATTACGACAGATCAGATGTAGCTTATTTGTTGTTCATCTTactattctcatgtcattcacaTGCCTTTATTCAATTTTAGTAGTAgatatttattttgataaattgCATTTCATCAGAAACCAAATTTTCTTACCCCTTCGTGGCGTCCAGATTTGATACTATTAAGTTTATGATACATGTCTGATTTGATTTTGCTGTTGGTAAAGATTTATTAccatatatataattcaagATCTAAGACAAATTATCCAACGTTTTAGCTTTCCGGGctattttttttatggatgtttggccTTCATGATTCTTTGCACTATATGCATACTGGAGACTTGAAATTTAAGGTATTATTAAAGTGCGGAAACATTTATTACCGTTCAGGCTTTTCAAAGGCGTTCCTCCCTCGCTGTTTGATACTTTGATTTAGTCCGCGGTCTGTTAGTGGCACCTACCATGGGAAACAGTGAAGAAGAGAAGCCTCGCAAGACTGAAGCATTATCATCACCTGCTGTGGTGCGTATAATTATTGCTTAATGATTGAACATAACGATTTGAAGTTTCTTGCTTAGTATGTTTTCAATGTCTTGCTTTTGCAGGACCAGAATAGCTTTCATGTCTATCCTGATTGGGCCGCTATGCAGGTGATCGGATAAATTGACATTATTATAAAATTCTTGTGATCATGTTTGAGAATTTGCTGATGTTAACTAGTGGAGCTAATCTTCAGGCTTATTATGGCCCCCGACTTGCTGTACCACCATATCATAACTCTGTCGCTGCCCCTCATGCTCCTCCACCTTATATGTGGGGACCACCACAGGTATTTGCACGGTCTAGGGATGAGGGGGCCTCTCTGAGTTTTGAAGAACTAGTAGACTGAAAGTAATGAAATGTgattaaatcttttattttcaGTCGATGATACCTCCTTATGGGGCTCCATATGCTGCATTCTATGCTCATGGAGGCGTCTACGCACATCCTGGAGTCCATATGGTAAGTTTCATATACATTGGACTAAAAAATCTTGGATTCTTGAGATCAGGGACACTTCCAACTAGGGGAAGATCCTACTCTCAATGGGGAAATTGTATGTGTGATTTTTGGTTAGGTCCACCTCCACAAATAAAGTAATTTGTCACCCCAAACCTTCTGTAACTGTTACCGCCTGTGCCAGCCATTTTATTAGTTTTTGGTGTTCCATTTAAATTTTTGAAGCTGCATTATGATACGACCAAACAAAATAGCAAAATAAAATGTCTTAAGAATTGTAGTTTTGTACAATATGGTTTGCAGGCTGGAACTAATTTGAGCATGGAGACCCCAGTCAAATCTCCCGGAAATTCTGATGGGAGATTTGTGAAAaagttgaaagaatttgatggaCTTGCAATGTCAATAGGCAAGGGAAATGACATCAGCGCTGAAGATGCAGCGGACAATGAAGTCACACAAAGGTTTGTAGAACTATCAATGACTATGAATTCCACTTCTAAGTTTCTAAATCAGTAATGTAGAATTTTTTGGGGAGAACCTCTCTCGACCAGAGGGGGACCTAGGAATTTGGAGGAGCGAAAtgtgaatttataaaaatattagatgTGAAATTTTAACGAATTTTCCACGGGTTGATCTCTCCTTTTCTCCTTATTGGATCTGGCCCTGATTTTGCTTTTATCCTTATGGTGTTGCAAAATAACTTTGATGCAACTTAAACAACAAATATTATATTCTCTGTGAACAGTGTGGAGACTGAAGGCGCCAGTGATGGAAGTAACGTAAGTAATGAAGTTACGACTGGGGTGAGGATTCCTTTCTCAGTTCATTCCTTATTTTTGTTTTCTGAAAAGTTTTTATTATAATAAGAATTCACTCGTAATTTACTAGATTTGTCAGAGCGGCAAGAAAAGAAGTCGAACAGGATCTCCTAACAGCGGTAAGCTTGTGGTACATGTGAAACTATGAAACATATTCTACGTTGGTCTGAATTCATTTCTTTAACCTGGTTGCAGCTGGAAATGGCAAGGGTAAAAGATTGGGTCAGGATTCTGATAAGGTGGTTAAGGTGATGCCTCCTGCTAATATATCTGCAAAAACATCAGAGAACACGAGTACTGCATTGGTGCTGAAAGATCCCTCAGATTTCGATGTGAAGTTGAGTCCAACCAGTGTCCCACAGACTTCGAAGCCAGGTGAAGCCTTGTTGCAGGTATACTTTGAGAGTATCTATGACTAAAATCATCTGTTCTGTTCACCTCCCCTGGTGcttcaatttatatatatatatatatatatatttaaaaggGAATTTAAAAAAAGATGCCAGCATTTATATAAAGGTAGATATGTGAAGATCTATGTCCCCTCTTGTGTCATGGTAGACTTTTGAGGTTGATCTATACTATCAGcaagtttaattttttattgcAGAATGAACGAGAGCTGAAACGGGAGAGGAGGAAACAATCCAATAGAGAATCAGCTAGAAGATCAAGACTAAGGAAACAGGTCAACTTCCACATTTAgaattagtaataataataatcagtaatcagtagtTCACATTTCCAGGTTTTTGTTTTAACATCTTATTTGTCCAGGCTGAGCACGAGGAACTAACAATTAAAGTTCAAGCGCTGACTTCTGAGAATATGACTATCAAATCGGAGATCAATAAATTAATCAACAACTCTGAGAAACTGAAGCTCGAAAACGCCACGTTAATGGTAATGGTAATTGTAATACCCTTTTAATTCTTTTCCTTAGGCCTTTCCATTTCTTGCTGATGGTTGATTTCAAATTCTCAGGAAAAATTAAAAGATGCTCAACTAGGCCAGACAGAGGACGTAACAATACACGAGATTGGTGATTTTAGGCCAAAACCAGATGGCACGGTGAACCTACTTGCTAGAGTTAACAATAATTCTGACGAAGGTGAGGTGTATGAAAATAGTAGTCCTGGAGCTAagcttcatgagcttctcgataAAAGCCCCAGGACTGATGCCGTGGCCGCAATCTGACCGCAGAGAGTAGCTGCGAACCTCGTGTTATTTTGGCATAATTCGAAGTCCAAAATTTGCTTTTTAACAATAGTAATGGAACACAATAGTATTACTGTAATATCTCAAAATCTAATTGATTGACCATTGATCTCAGCAAAAATGGAGAGCATTTTAAAGTTCAGATTTGCTGGGATGCTACCAAATGTATATTGGAAGGAAAAACGACTTaactgggatgtatttaaacGAAGATGAATTGAGATGGTGTCTAATTTGTATGTCTTTGTGTGAGAGCTCTTAAACATCGGACTTTGTTCGCTCggctttgatttatttttttcctcTGTTTTCCCAGCATGTAGCTTTCCGACTTATCTTGTATCTTTGATAAATTTAAGGTAGAAAGACGGGACTCAATGTGGGTCCAATGGGGTAATCATTTGAACATGTCACTGCCGTACGTGGAGCCGTATCAATCAATCAAAATACCAAAAGAGTGCAAGTATTTTAAGCAAATATTTAAATGCCAATTTTCTAGAAGTGGGTTTGGATATAGAAAttgcaattttaaaaaatatttaattatagattgaataaattatttttattgaaaaaaaagaattttaattttttaaaaatatttaaataagtttagtttgaataaattatttttattgggaAAAAAACGATTTTGCTGAGGAtatgttgaaaaatatttttgtgattttaattaatgatgaatatttatttaaagtttttagCTAAATTACATCGAGATATGTTTTATTAAtcaataagaataaattcttaaaTACAAATATATGGTAAATTAACGTTCGATTCCACCAGATGATGATAGTCTTAGCGCAGGCTTCGAATGAGCTGtaagcctgaaatcacgaaaaagATCGTTAAAAGAGGGTGtcccggcgtagcccctccgacgctcaagtcagagaccgAGTATATAAGAGGAGAGCCGCTAAAGTTGCTGctgaaaaacaatatagtgaatataCTCAATTAGACATTCAAACTTGATATTTATAAGAGAATACATTGGTCTGTCATGAGCCTTCCATCTAGGGATGGGCCGAGggtttggatctgatcttgacAGACCTATTTATGgggtatcaatatatatatatataaatataatattattaagtgtgagatttttagaataactattttaaaaaacagaaaatatttaattttgtaattaCCATTATTACCCTattgaaatatataaaaaaaatttaaacaaaaaaattttccttttaaatTCGTCATCtcttaaaaattgaaaataacttAAACGTTAGTGGtctactttcaatttttttttgaaggtCAAGATCTTGTAATTCATTGAGAAGTAATAAGTATTTTGTTACAAGATGAATTAACCAAAGAGAAAAATTTCCAATCTCCTATACAAAATAGGATAGAGATGAACTAGCAAAAGCAATAATAGAATGTGCAACTACATTGGCTGATGTCGCACGTGGCTCAATTAATTCTACGTaaagaaaacatttaattaattaaattaaaaaagtaaataatatataatatataaataaacgCCTGCCCTAAGTCGTTGATTTGCGTCAAGAAACAACAGTAGCTGCAGCGAAACCAGGAGAAAACCAAGGGAAAGCTAGGCTTAATCGCCTCCCATTTTCACTTCTAATCAGTACGTATTCGTAGATGTGAAATATATATTCTCCTTATATTTCATATGTAATCAACAATTTTCTTGGTtatcaacgttttacatttacggggtcttttttttttcttggtgAAATTTTACATTAGATCGGGCAATTTTTGGGTCGATGGCTTCGAAGCGGATCTTGAAGGAGCTCAAGGATTTGCAGAAAGACCCCCCTACTTCTTGCAGTGCTGGTAAATCTTTGACTCTTTTCATTTCTGTTGCTTTTTTTAACGTGTCTGGATGTGTCTATATTTCGTTTACTTGTTTTTTGACgttgtcattttttttatatgggATATTTTGAATTTCGTTAATTCTTGTGTAGATTGGCATTTAATCTGTGTAGGTAGATGTGGTTCTGTTGTTTTTACTGTTTGCAGGTAAAAATGTTGTCCTAGCCATGAATAATGGTTATTTATTACGTGTGCAGATTAGCTTATTTTTTGTGGGTTTACATACCTTTGTTGTTTTGAATGTTTTAAGGAGCAGGAATGTGACTTCCGCTGTAAAGTTTGAGGTGGGGTGTTATTGATAGTCGGTGGAGTTTGTTAGTGAATATGATCAAGAAAAAAGTAGTAGTTTGGTTATTAACTTGTTGATTAACGATTTATTCGAGGAACAGCGTGAGTTTGTGGTTATAATCAATTGCTGCTGGTAAATGCTATCTTGGTTGTGGAAATTTTGTTGGTGCACATGTTGATGTTAGTAGAATAGTGCAGAATATtactaaaaaataatatattatgtgAATTTTGTGTTAATTTTTAAAGTCGGTGATGTTCTCATAATGATTGTACGTCCATAAAGCCTCTTGAATCATACACCTTGAGGCTACTTATGATCTGCAGCTTGAGCTAAGCGTTGACAGATTTGATGTTTGTCATGAATCGATAGTATTTGTGCAAATTTTTTCTTGTGTTATATATGAAACTATGAATTGTGTCAGTGATCAAAATTTGTGTGTCGTATTTGCTATGTGCCCATAGGTAGTAGTTTTCAATCCATTTACTTGTTTGTATTAACTCTGTTCTCTCGCCAACATACTGGAGCTCACAAGTAACTGGCTAGAAGAGATTCTATTGCAAATTTGCAAGTATATATGCATTATCTTACATCTGCATATCTTTATCATGTAAAAACCTTGAGAACTTTGAACATTTTTAGTGGTCTGTGTCCCATTTACGCGGCCTTTATCCATTTAAACCAACTGCAAAGTTGCTACCTGCCTcctttttgtccagaatggTGTAAACATTTCTATTGATTATAGTGTTATTTTAAAGGAagttaaatcataatatgcaaGTATCCATAGGTTGTTTTTGACACTTAAACTATACACAATTAGTAATGGATTCCTTTTTCTCACCATTTTTCCTTGTTTGAATGAAAACACGATGTACCTTTTGTTGTAACAGGACCTGTTGGTGAGGACATGTTTCACTGGCAAGCAACAATAATGGGACCACAAGATAGTCCCTATGCCGGCGGAGTGTTTTTAGTCACTATTCATTTTCCCCCTGATTACCCATTCAAACCTCCAAAGGTATGGATTTCATAATATAATGTTTGTGAATTGTGGCTCTTTATTTACTGGCTTGttgtcataaaaaaatattagtctTTCCACATTTGTCCTTCATTGTATGTGATCATGATTTCTGTTGAAATGGTTTTGCTTTCTCTTTCTTTTCGAATGCAACTTCTTAGAGCTTTATTTGTAGTTTCAGACTGAGTCGGTTTCTTAATAACTAAGGTTTCATTGGTGTGACTTCTATGGATATGAGCTACAGCATTCCAGCACTGATTTTGTCAAACTTCTGATTTCTTGTAATTTTTAACCTGAATCTGGTGGAAAAAACCTGATACTCGGTTTCAATTTACCTTACAAGcgtcaataaattaattagaaaattgAAAAACTTGAATTTCTAATTTCTATAAGCGTTAATTTGGTTCTTGCAGACTATTATGATCAAATTCTTTCCTGCTCTTTAACATTGTTGAAATTGTATTGTGTGTTTCGTGATTAAACTTTTGCAGGTTGCATTCCGGACTAAAGTTTTTCATCCAAACATTAACAGCAATGGTAGCATTTGCCTTGACATCTTGAAGGAGCAGTGGAGCCCTGCCTTGACAATTTCCAAGGTTATTACTGATTATTGCTTGGGCGCTTTCTTGTAATTTAATCTGTGACAAGTTCACACTTATATCTCAAAATGAACAGCGGCTTTGACTGAGTAGATTAAAGGTGTATTAGCCTGTCATATTTGTTTTTTGCAATGAGTTATAACACTTACTGTAGATAATTTTCTGTTTCCAATGGTTCCCTAATTTCTTGCAATCTATAATCTTCTATTTCGCAGCCAGAAACGCTTTAAAATGCACTTCAGACTGAATCTTTTCATGCATCTCTTCTATAAGTCCTCCCCCATCAATTCGTCAGCACAGCACATAGCTTCCAAGGACTCACCATTTTTCTCTACTTCTAAAGTCATATAAGAAACACTTTTACCGCTCACTGTTCGTTTTTCTAGTGATGTATGCAAATGTAGGGAGGATGGATGCATAAGCATAGCAATTTTCTATGGCTCAACACCTTGTAGTAGTATATAGTATTGTAGATAAAAATAGATAGTAATATATAAGATGTAGTATATAGTACCGCATAATTTGTATATAGTGGAAAATTTTGTATGTCAGTGGACACAGTGATATATTATAGTATAAAGTAGTATATATTAGAATGAAGTATTATAGAATAGTTGTGTATAGTATAAATAGTAGTAGTATATATTAGTAGTATCAACTATCAAGTAGTATTGTATTTTAGTTTATATTTGCAGTATAAATTCGGGGTTGTGTGGTTTTTGGGGGTGTAAGATGAGTTGAGCAGGTTCACCAGCCTGACGAGCCATCTTGCGTTAAGTTCAATCAAGCTAAGGTTTTCATAAGCTCCCAACTTTATTTGGTCATGGACTGGTAAAGATTATTTAtatgaatttaaaaataatttaatattttgtatcatattattattagataaaatactatttttaatttatgtacGAAGTTCATTAACATTTTGCACGTTATTGAGGTCTTGCTTACTAGCCAAACACGTGATATGAGCTCGCAAACATGCTCATGAACAAATTTTTTGAACTTAAGCTGCGCTTGATCCAGAGTTATAAATTGTAGTTTTTTAGTCTAGCTCAATCTCGAGCTTGATTCATTTACACCCTTAACGGTGGTATTGCATTCTCATACATAATACTAGTATAAAGTAGCATATAGGTAATGTATTGTTGCTTTAATTTTTCCTGCCACTGTTGTCTTAGGAATTGCGGTATTTTACCAATGCCGCCCCCTTCAATTTTCATGGTAGCTCTGTTACACGTGTACCTATTTCTTGTTTAATGGAGGTCTCTTTGGTGAAAATTGGCATGTTTAATATATACATGAGATTAAATATATCAACAGAGCAAAACTACTCTATATTAAAACATTCGGTATGGACTCAAGGCAAACAATCGTTgattaagaaaataaattaaccACCAACCGTCAAACGGTTGTAGAGATTTTGCCACTAATCTGAGCTCGAATTGAACCGAAATGATGAAACTGAAAATGTTTGAGGATTTTACCCAAGTCTCTTAACCTTGAGGAGGAAAAACATGTGCAGCCCTTGTTCCTTGCTGCCCGTGGTCCTGAGCATTGACTTGAAATTGATGAAA
This window contains:
- the LOC142519048 gene encoding common plant regulatory factor 1-like isoform X2, giving the protein MGNSEEEKPRKTEALSSPAVDQNSFHVYPDWAAMQAYYGPRLAVPPYHNSVAAPHAPPPYMWGPPQSMIPPYGAPYAAFYAHGGVYAHPGVHMAGTNLSMETPVKSPGNSDGRFVKKLKEFDGLAMSIGKGNDISAEDAADNEVTQSVETEGASDGSNVSNEVTTGSGKKRSRTGSPNSAGNGKGKRLGQDSDKVVKVMPPANISAKTSENTSTALVLKDPSDFDVKLSPTSVPQTSKPGEALLQNERELKRERRKQSNRESARRSRLRKQAEHEELTIKVQALTSENMTIKSEINKLINNSEKLKLENATLMEKLKDAQLGQTEDVTIHEIGDFRPKPDGTVNLLARVNNNSDEGEVYENSSPGAKLHELLDKSPRTDAVAAI
- the LOC142519048 gene encoding common plant regulatory factor 1-like isoform X1, encoding MGNSEEEKPRKTEALSSPAVDQNSFHVYPDWAAMQAYYGPRLAVPPYHNSVAAPHAPPPYMWGPPQSMIPPYGAPYAAFYAHGGVYAHPGVHMAGTNLSMETPVKSPGNSDGRFVKKLKEFDGLAMSIGKGNDISAEDAADNEVTQSVETEGASDGSNVSNEVTTGICQSGKKRSRTGSPNSAGNGKGKRLGQDSDKVVKVMPPANISAKTSENTSTALVLKDPSDFDVKLSPTSVPQTSKPGEALLQNERELKRERRKQSNRESARRSRLRKQAEHEELTIKVQALTSENMTIKSEINKLINNSEKLKLENATLMEKLKDAQLGQTEDVTIHEIGDFRPKPDGTVNLLARVNNNSDEGEVYENSSPGAKLHELLDKSPRTDAVAAI
- the LOC142518632 gene encoding ubiquitin-conjugating enzyme E2 28-like, with the protein product MASKRILKELKDLQKDPPTSCSAGPVGEDMFHWQATIMGPQDSPYAGGVFLVTIHFPPDYPFKPPKVAFRTKVFHPNINSNGSICLDILKEQWSPALTISKVLLSICSLLTDPNPDDPLVPEIAHMYKTDRAKYEQTARSWTQKYAMG